CTGACTGAGCTGACGGCATACCCGCCCGAGCATGGATTCTGTGCCCCCGCCCGGTGCAGGCAGCAGCTGCAGGAACATCTTGGAGCGGATGCTGCCGGACAGGGGCCACAGCCGCTGGCCGGAGCCGCCGCACAGAAGAACAGTATGCATCAATATCTTGCCTCCTTAAGGCTTGCCCGGAGTGGAGTATCCCTTGCGCTGATGGAAAGAGAGCGAACGGTAAGACCCGGCGTACTTCCGGATTTGCGCCTCAGTCAGCGAGCCCGCCGGGGTCTTCAGCGCTTTATTATTGGCATTCTTGAGCAGCACAGAGGTACGGTTTGCGCTGTACACGTAGTTGGCATAAGTCTCGAATTCGGAGAAGCCGAACTGCCGCTTCTTGTTGATAGAGTGCAGAATAGCTGCGTGCCAGGACATGCCGTGGCGGGCTGCAATTTTTCGTTTGAGACTGGACAGCTTCGCGGAATCAAACAGCATGTAGTGAGTCACGAATGACTTGGGTGAAGGCGCAGGGGCACCGAGCAGCTTGCGGTAGGTGCGGAAATACTCCGGCTGGCTCCAGTTGCGGCAATAGAAGATACTTTTCCCGCCGGAACGGAAGCGATGGGGCCGGATGAGCACTGTATCTGCATCAATGACCAGGAAATACTTCTCGCGGCACACCTGATCCCCATTCATCTTGAGCAGCTG
The sequence above is a segment of the Paenibacillus sp. FSL R7-0204 genome. Coding sequences within it:
- a CDS encoding DUF6492 family protein, translating into MSVAAVSVTSSAPPIDILIPAIEKDLATLPYVIDSLRRYVQHPISNIYIVSPENSRIRQLCSRKACVFVNETTVLPFTKKAIRYSSSRWNRSGWLYQQLLKMNGDQVCREKYFLVIDADTVLIRPHRFRSGGKSIFYCRNWSQPEYFRTYRKLLGAPAPSPKSFVTHYMLFDSAKLSSLKRKIAARHGMSWHAAILHSINKKRQFGFSEFETYANYVYSANRTSVLLKNANNKALKTPAGSLTEAQIRKYAGSYRSLSFHQRKGYSTPGKP